One stretch of Nocardia mangyaensis DNA includes these proteins:
- a CDS encoding NAD(P)/FAD-dependent oxidoreductase: MTQTLDPVVDGSDAVGPQQRVDTWLTAFEAALVARDVEAAAGLFATDSFWRDLIAFTWNIKTVEGRSGVADMLRAQLADTDPSGFHTTEPPTEDDGVISAWIGFETGAGRGVGHLRLTDEGAWTLLTSMQELTGHEESLGTRRPKGVRHGADRARVTWSERRRLEQNELGYTRQPYVLVVGGGQGGIALGARMRQLGVPALVVDKHDRPGDQWRKRYKSLCLHDPVWYDHLPYLPFPDNWPVFAPKDKIGDWLEMYTKVMEVPYWSSTTCTSARYDETAQAWTVEVERDGAPVELRPTHLVLATGMSGKPNVPAFPGMERFRGDQHHSSLHPGPDRYAGQRAVVIGANNSAHDICAALWEVGARVTMVQRSSTHIVKSDSLMEIGLGDLYSERAVAAGITTHKADLTFASLPYRIMHQFQIPVYDAIRERDADFYARLERAGFDLDWGDNGSGLFMKYLRRGSGYYIDVGAAELVANGDIALAHGQVRELTENSVILADGTELPADLVVYATGYGSMNGWAADLIGQEVADTVGKCWGFGSGTTKDPGPWEGELRNMWKPTQQPGLWFHGGNLHQSRHYSLYLALQLKARYEGIPTPVYGRQEVHHLS; the protein is encoded by the coding sequence ATGACCCAGACACTGGATCCCGTCGTCGACGGATCGGATGCGGTCGGACCGCAACAGCGCGTGGACACCTGGCTGACGGCCTTCGAGGCGGCGCTGGTCGCGCGTGATGTCGAGGCCGCGGCCGGGCTGTTCGCCACCGACAGCTTCTGGCGCGACCTGATCGCGTTCACCTGGAACATCAAGACCGTCGAAGGTCGTAGCGGTGTCGCCGACATGCTGCGGGCCCAGCTCGCCGACACCGACCCGTCCGGCTTCCACACCACCGAACCACCGACCGAGGACGACGGCGTGATCAGCGCGTGGATCGGCTTCGAGACCGGTGCGGGCCGCGGCGTCGGCCACCTGCGGCTCACCGACGAAGGTGCCTGGACATTGCTGACGAGCATGCAGGAGCTCACAGGCCACGAGGAGAGCCTGGGCACGCGGCGGCCGAAGGGCGTGCGCCACGGCGCCGATCGTGCCCGGGTGACCTGGTCCGAACGGCGCCGGCTCGAGCAGAACGAGCTCGGCTACACCCGCCAGCCGTATGTGCTCGTCGTCGGCGGGGGACAGGGCGGAATCGCCCTCGGTGCGCGGATGCGCCAGCTCGGGGTGCCCGCACTGGTCGTCGACAAGCACGACCGGCCCGGTGACCAGTGGCGCAAGCGGTACAAGTCGCTGTGCCTGCACGACCCGGTCTGGTACGACCACCTGCCGTATCTGCCGTTTCCGGACAACTGGCCGGTGTTCGCACCCAAGGACAAGATCGGCGACTGGCTCGAGATGTACACCAAGGTCATGGAGGTGCCGTACTGGTCCTCGACCACGTGTACCTCGGCGCGCTACGACGAGACGGCCCAGGCCTGGACGGTCGAGGTCGAACGCGACGGTGCGCCGGTGGAGTTACGCCCCACGCACCTGGTGCTCGCGACCGGGATGTCGGGCAAGCCGAATGTCCCGGCTTTTCCTGGCATGGAACGTTTTCGGGGCGATCAGCACCACTCGAGCCTGCACCCGGGGCCGGACCGGTACGCGGGGCAGCGGGCGGTGGTGATCGGGGCGAACAACTCCGCGCACGACATCTGTGCGGCTCTGTGGGAGGTGGGCGCCCGGGTCACCATGGTGCAGCGGTCATCGACGCATATCGTGAAATCGGATTCGCTGATGGAGATCGGGCTCGGCGACCTGTATTCCGAGCGCGCCGTCGCTGCCGGAATCACCACGCACAAGGCTGATCTCACCTTCGCCTCGCTGCCGTACCGGATCATGCACCAGTTCCAGATCCCGGTCTACGACGCCATCCGGGAACGCGACGCCGACTTCTACGCCCGGCTCGAACGGGCCGGTTTCGATCTCGACTGGGGTGACAACGGATCCGGCCTGTTCATGAAGTACCTGCGCCGTGGCTCGGGCTACTACATCGATGTGGGCGCTGCCGAACTCGTCGCCAACGGCGACATCGCCCTGGCACACGGGCAGGTGCGCGAACTCACCGAGAACAGCGTGATTCTCGCCGACGGCACCGAGCTGCCCGCCGACCTCGTCGTCTACGCGACCGGATACGGCTCGATGAACGGCTGGGCCGCCGACCTCATCGGGCAGGAGGTCGCCGACACCGTGGGCAAGTGCTGGGGTTTCGGCTCCGGCACCACCAAGGACCCCGGCCCGTGGGAGGGCGAGCTGCGCAATATGTGGAAGCCGACCCAGCAGCCGGGCCTGTGGTTCCACGGCGGCAACCTGCACCAATCCCGGCACTATTCGCTGTATCTGGCATTGCAGCTGAAAGCCCGCTACGAGGGGATCCCGACCCCGGTCTATGGGAGGCAGGAGGTCCACCACCTGAGCTGA
- the rph gene encoding rifamycin-inactivating phosphotransferase has product MAYVLNFGDVDRTQVAIVGGKGANLGELSRVDGLEVPDGFCVTTDAYARTLAGAPSIDDRLDELARLEPDDRSAIAELSAQIRRTVEELAMPDDVVAEIIDAHTRLGVDGAYAVRSSATAEDLPTASFAGQQDTFLNVAGSAAILEHVRRCWGSLFTERAVTYRLRHGFGHRAIRMAVVVQRMVFPRAAGILVTADPVTSDRTVVSIDAGFGLGEALVSGLVNADVYQVRDGVITSSSIATKKLAIEPAPTGGTRVCEIAGDRREQPVLTAAEVLRLARAGRRIEAHFRSPQDIEWCLDGDDIHIVQSRPITTLFPIPVAADEQNRVYVSVGHQQMMTDAMKPLGISLWQLTSSAPMRDAGGRLFVDVTPALSSPTTSAGLIDALGRSDPLIGDALQTVIDRGDFVRPVPQAESADTPTARQGGAPAPIETDPGIVTELIADSEASLAALKRDIRAQSGPALIDFLRADIQELRRVLFAPRSLRVITAGMDAAQWLNTQLWEWLGERNAADALTQSVPGNVTSEMGLALLDVADALRPHPAVVAALRQVEQSGTTGSDFLGELTAYPGGDEARAAIEDFLDTYGMRCVGEIDITRPRWSESPATLVPMILGNIENFEPGAGRQRFADGLRGAEEAGRQLLQRLRALPDGERKAEETAAMIDRVRTFSGYREYPKYAMVSRYFVYKQALSAEAARLVEAGVLRDPEDIFYLRFDELDEVVRTQRADAQLIDEREEAFRTYRTMSAPRVLTSDGEAVTGAYRREDLPAGALPGMAVSAGIIEGRARVVADIAKADLAAGDILVTAYTDPSWTPLFVAIAGLVTEVGGLMTHGAVIAREYGLPAVVGVEHATDLIRDGQRIRVNGTDGYVEILAQPDD; this is encoded by the coding sequence ATGGCGTATGTGCTCAACTTCGGGGATGTTGATCGGACACAGGTCGCGATCGTGGGCGGCAAGGGCGCGAACCTCGGTGAGCTGTCGCGCGTCGACGGTCTCGAGGTGCCGGACGGCTTCTGCGTGACGACCGACGCCTACGCGCGGACGCTGGCCGGCGCCCCGTCGATCGACGACCGGCTCGACGAACTCGCTCGCCTCGAGCCGGACGATCGATCAGCGATCGCCGAGCTGAGCGCGCAGATCCGGCGCACGGTCGAAGAACTCGCCATGCCCGACGACGTGGTGGCCGAGATCATCGACGCGCACACCCGACTCGGTGTCGACGGCGCCTACGCCGTGCGATCCAGCGCCACGGCCGAGGATCTACCCACCGCGTCCTTCGCGGGTCAGCAGGACACCTTTCTCAACGTCGCCGGCTCCGCGGCGATCCTCGAGCACGTCCGTCGATGTTGGGGCTCGCTGTTCACCGAGCGCGCGGTCACCTACCGTCTGCGACATGGGTTCGGCCACCGGGCGATTCGGATGGCGGTGGTCGTGCAGCGGATGGTGTTCCCGCGCGCCGCGGGCATCCTGGTCACCGCCGACCCCGTCACCTCCGACCGAACGGTGGTGTCCATCGACGCGGGCTTCGGCCTCGGCGAGGCCCTCGTTTCCGGCCTCGTGAACGCCGATGTGTACCAGGTGCGCGACGGCGTGATCACCAGTTCGTCGATCGCCACCAAGAAGCTCGCCATCGAGCCGGCGCCGACCGGCGGAACGCGGGTGTGCGAGATCGCCGGGGACCGCCGCGAGCAGCCGGTACTGACCGCGGCCGAGGTGCTCCGGCTGGCCCGAGCGGGCCGCCGCATCGAGGCACATTTCCGCAGCCCGCAGGACATCGAATGGTGCCTCGACGGCGACGACATCCACATCGTGCAGAGCAGGCCGATCACCACGCTGTTCCCGATTCCGGTCGCCGCCGACGAGCAGAACCGCGTGTACGTGTCGGTCGGCCATCAGCAGATGATGACCGACGCGATGAAACCGCTGGGTATCTCGCTGTGGCAGTTGACGAGTAGCGCGCCCATGCGGGACGCGGGCGGGCGCCTGTTCGTCGACGTCACCCCGGCGCTGTCCTCGCCGACGACCAGCGCCGGGCTCATCGATGCGCTGGGCAGATCCGATCCGCTCATCGGGGACGCGCTGCAGACCGTCATCGACCGCGGCGACTTCGTTCGCCCAGTGCCGCAGGCGGAGTCCGCTGACACACCGACCGCGCGGCAGGGGGGCGCACCCGCGCCGATCGAGACCGATCCCGGCATCGTCACCGAGCTCATCGCCGACAGCGAGGCCTCCCTCGCGGCCTTGAAACGAGACATCCGCGCCCAATCCGGACCGGCCCTGATCGATTTCCTGCGCGCCGACATCCAGGAGCTGCGCCGGGTCCTGTTCGCGCCACGGAGTCTGCGGGTGATCACGGCCGGAATGGATGCCGCGCAGTGGCTCAACACGCAGCTGTGGGAATGGTTGGGTGAGCGCAACGCCGCCGACGCGCTCACCCAGTCGGTGCCGGGAAACGTGACCTCGGAGATGGGTCTGGCACTGCTGGACGTCGCCGACGCCCTCCGCCCGCACCCAGCGGTGGTGGCCGCTCTGCGGCAGGTCGAGCAGTCGGGGACGACAGGGTCCGATTTCCTGGGCGAGCTGACCGCATACCCAGGAGGCGACGAGGCACGGGCCGCGATCGAGGACTTTCTCGACACCTACGGCATGCGCTGTGTCGGCGAAATCGACATCACCCGGCCACGCTGGAGCGAAAGCCCCGCCACCCTCGTGCCGATGATCCTGGGCAATATCGAGAACTTCGAGCCCGGCGCCGGGAGGCAGCGATTCGCGGACGGCCTCCGCGGTGCCGAGGAAGCCGGACGTCAACTCCTGCAACGGCTACGCGCCCTGCCGGACGGGGAACGCAAGGCCGAGGAGACCGCCGCGATGATCGACCGGGTCCGGACGTTCTCGGGGTATCGGGAGTATCCGAAGTACGCCATGGTGAGCCGCTATTTCGTCTACAAGCAGGCCCTGTCTGCCGAGGCCGCGCGGCTGGTCGAGGCCGGGGTCCTGCGCGATCCCGAGGACATCTTCTACCTCCGGTTCGACGAACTCGACGAGGTCGTCCGCACACAACGGGCGGACGCGCAGCTCATCGACGAGCGCGAGGAAGCGTTCCGCACGTACCGAACGATGTCCGCGCCGCGGGTGCTCACCTCCGACGGGGAGGCCGTCACCGGCGCGTATCGACGCGAGGACCTGCCCGCGGGTGCGTTGCCCGGGATGGCCGTGTCGGCCGGGATCATCGAGGGGCGCGCTCGCGTGGTCGCCGATATCGCGAAAGCCGATCTCGCGGCGGGCGACATCCTGGTCACCGCCTACACCGATCCGAGCTGGACCCCGCTCTTCGTCGCGATCGCGGGATTGGTGACCGAGGTCGGCGGTCTGATGACACACGGCGCGGTCATCGCTCGCGAATACGGTCTGCCCGCCGTCGTGGGTGTCGAGCACGCCACCGACCTGATCCGCGACGGGCAGCGTATCCGGGTCAACGGCACGGACGGATACGTTGAAATCCTCGCGCAGCCCGACGACTAG
- a CDS encoding TetR/AcrR family transcriptional regulator C-terminal ligand-binding domain-containing protein, whose amino-acid sequence MLRAVLSETHRRPALMVALHESIFDPRAAELRTMLSAAAAAGEIRADVADSPVPPSARNLWCSGS is encoded by the coding sequence ATTCTGCGCGCCGTTCTCAGCGAGACCCATCGTCGTCCCGCGCTGATGGTGGCTTTACACGAGTCGATTTTCGACCCGCGGGCCGCCGAACTGCGGACGATGCTGAGCGCGGCGGCCGCCGCGGGGGAGATCCGCGCCGACGTCGCCGACTCCCCGGTGCCACCCTCGGCCCGGAACTTGTGGTGTTCCGGTTCCTGA
- a CDS encoding GNAT family N-acetyltransferase, with translation MDIEPLSIGRIGEVIDLVSTGAPYLTARTWSDYWAYATLFSSTCPLAVDGARVVGSVVAFRSQDQPGDIYVQDVVTDPGHRRQGITRALLDTVAGRGREWGCRRLYLTSEPGNRTAHAAWTALGFTNVVGDRSFGDISAVTDYKGPGRTRAVYELSLS, from the coding sequence ATGGACATCGAACCGCTGTCGATCGGCAGGATCGGTGAGGTCATCGATCTGGTGAGTACCGGGGCGCCGTACCTGACTGCGCGGACCTGGTCGGACTACTGGGCGTATGCGACGTTGTTCTCCTCGACCTGCCCGCTGGCCGTCGACGGTGCTCGGGTGGTGGGTTCGGTGGTCGCGTTTCGCAGTCAGGACCAACCCGGTGACATCTATGTGCAGGATGTCGTCACCGATCCCGGGCACCGACGTCAGGGCATCACCCGGGCACTGCTCGATACCGTGGCCGGGCGGGGGCGCGAGTGGGGGTGCCGGCGGCTGTATCTGACGTCGGAACCGGGTAATCGGACCGCGCACGCGGCCTGGACGGCGCTCGGGTTCACCAATGTGGTCGGCGATCGATCCTTCGGGGACATCTCGGCGGTCACCGATTACAAGGGACCCGGTCGCACACGAGCCGTCTACGAGCTCTCGCTGTCCTGA
- a CDS encoding SHOCT domain-containing protein, which produces MPLRRGRIGRPGLLGTVARTAVVAGTATATSNAVNNRARRRGAEQQAYAEQEQAYAQQPAAPTYAAQAPMPSAPPASPEPEDMVSKLATLSQLHSSGALSDAEFAAAKAQLLG; this is translated from the coding sequence ATGCCACTGCGCAGAGGCCGCATCGGGCGGCCGGGCCTGCTGGGTACCGTCGCGCGGACCGCGGTCGTTGCGGGAACCGCGACCGCGACTTCCAATGCGGTCAACAATCGCGCTCGTCGCCGGGGCGCCGAGCAGCAGGCCTACGCCGAGCAGGAGCAGGCCTACGCGCAACAGCCCGCCGCACCCACTTATGCCGCGCAGGCGCCGATGCCGTCGGCGCCACCGGCCTCGCCCGAACCGGAGGACATGGTGTCCAAACTGGCGACGCTGAGTCAGCTGCACAGCTCGGGCGCGCTCTCGGACGCCGAGTTCGCCGCCGCCAAGGCGCAACTGCTCGGTTGA
- a CDS encoding GAF domain-containing protein codes for MADFNAVEPGTDLSGYARELIRMHGAVIAGGHSPLRPRPLVARSWSRVLAAGLVPDQPRARSMLAVDVVERRRRESMLAAVIEDLTQAVVSLADTSSQLMLVVADAEGVVLWRYGSAKVRHKADSLGFREGAHWTEDAVGTNAIGTALTEAAPVQLFSGEHFEQFQHPWYCTAAPIHDPRTGDLLGIVDLSGPALTLHPAVTALVATGVRLAEAQLWRHHEQRLERLRSAAGPALATQTGPAVVVDENGWVAHTVGVTATRRVAVPHAGRAVTLPGLGVCVAERLGEGWLLRPDTRTHVTRWELDLAGPPILRALGGESEWRTALSARHAEILVLLHLSGRRGMTVLQLSNALYGDPDHAVAVRAEVSRLRRVLGSVLASRPYRITESVDLTLALGAAERLADCDFLRHTAGPGLRTLLGSTL; via the coding sequence GTGGCCGACTTCAACGCGGTCGAACCCGGCACCGACCTCTCGGGTTACGCACGCGAGTTGATTCGGATGCACGGCGCCGTGATCGCCGGTGGGCACTCGCCGCTGCGACCACGCCCGCTGGTCGCCCGATCGTGGTCACGGGTGCTGGCGGCCGGCCTGGTACCCGACCAGCCGAGAGCCCGCTCGATGCTCGCCGTCGACGTAGTCGAACGCCGCCGCCGCGAATCGATGCTCGCCGCGGTGATCGAGGACCTGACCCAGGCGGTCGTCTCCCTGGCCGACACCTCCTCCCAGCTCATGCTGGTGGTCGCCGACGCCGAGGGTGTGGTGCTCTGGCGGTACGGTTCGGCGAAGGTCCGCCACAAGGCGGATTCGCTCGGCTTCCGCGAGGGCGCGCACTGGACCGAGGACGCGGTCGGCACGAACGCCATCGGCACCGCACTGACCGAGGCCGCACCGGTGCAGTTGTTCTCCGGCGAGCACTTCGAGCAGTTCCAGCATCCGTGGTACTGCACCGCGGCACCGATCCACGACCCGCGCACCGGTGACCTGCTGGGGATCGTCGACCTCAGCGGTCCCGCCCTGACCCTGCACCCCGCGGTCACCGCGCTGGTGGCCACCGGCGTCCGGCTCGCCGAAGCACAACTGTGGCGCCATCACGAGCAGCGCCTCGAACGCCTACGCTCGGCGGCCGGACCCGCGCTCGCGACGCAGACCGGCCCGGCCGTCGTGGTCGACGAGAACGGCTGGGTCGCGCACACGGTGGGCGTCACCGCCACCCGCCGGGTCGCGGTTCCGCACGCCGGTCGCGCGGTCACCCTCCCCGGCCTCGGCGTCTGTGTCGCGGAGCGACTCGGCGAAGGGTGGCTCCTGCGGCCCGACACCCGCACGCACGTCACACGGTGGGAACTCGACCTTGCCGGTCCGCCGATCCTGCGGGCACTCGGTGGCGAATCCGAGTGGCGCACCGCACTATCGGCGCGCCATGCCGAGATCCTGGTGCTGCTGCACCTGTCCGGCCGACGCGGCATGACGGTGCTGCAGCTGAGCAATGCGCTCTACGGCGATCCCGACCACGCGGTCGCGGTCCGGGCGGAGGTTTCGCGCCTGCGACGCGTCCTCGGATCCGTGCTGGCCAGCCGCCCGTACCGGATCACCGAATCCGTCGACCTCACGCTCGCCCTCGGCGCCGCCGAACGACTGGCCGACTGCGACTTCCTCCGGCACACCGCTGGGCCCGGCCTCCGAACGCTGTTAGGTTCAACCCTATGA
- a CDS encoding FAD-binding protein, with translation MRAWDSSADVVVVGYGGAGVAAALAARETGADVLAIDRYLGGGATALSGGIVYAGGGTAVQRAAGIDDDAENMLAYLRAEVGDAVSEQTLRRFCEESPAMIDWLCAHGVPFEPSVCPYKTSYPTDDYYLYHSGSENSGGYRDLARPRQRGHRTHGPGVSGKALFGPLAASAAEHGVRVRTGTRAERLVVEDGWVTGIEAVSIAHASAAVRRRFAALARISAKPGVYHPGLRRAMQLLLDRIERTHGVTVRIRAKSGVVLTTGGFIANQQMVARHAPAYPWSQGLPLGTAGDDGSGITMARDIGAASGKMDAMSTWRFIAPPSALFGSIAVNVRGERLIDESRYGAALGAAIAASPGHRAWLLVDATVEAEARRQIGTQSVWFQRMQTERLLRFGRVAGRTVEEVATRAGIDPVALRATLDAHNQAIEHGTPDPQGKPDDIRRPLRTGPFALLDISFSARLTYPMPMLTLGGLLVDEDTGAVRAEAGGVVPGLFAAGRAAVGVCSNSYVSGLSLADCVFSGRRAGTYGAKP, from the coding sequence GTGCGGGCCTGGGACAGTTCAGCCGATGTCGTGGTGGTCGGGTACGGCGGCGCGGGGGTGGCCGCGGCGCTGGCGGCGCGCGAAACCGGTGCCGACGTCCTCGCCATCGACCGCTATCTCGGCGGCGGCGCGACGGCACTGTCCGGCGGCATCGTGTACGCGGGCGGTGGGACCGCGGTGCAGCGCGCGGCGGGCATCGACGACGACGCCGAGAACATGCTCGCCTACCTGCGCGCGGAGGTCGGCGACGCGGTGAGCGAGCAGACGCTGCGCCGATTCTGCGAGGAATCCCCGGCGATGATCGACTGGCTGTGCGCGCACGGTGTGCCGTTCGAGCCGTCGGTGTGCCCCTACAAGACGTCCTATCCGACCGACGACTACTACCTCTATCACTCCGGCAGTGAGAACTCCGGCGGGTACCGGGATCTCGCGCGGCCGCGCCAGCGCGGTCATCGCACACACGGTCCTGGCGTGTCCGGCAAGGCGCTGTTCGGGCCGCTGGCCGCGTCCGCGGCCGAACACGGTGTCCGTGTCCGAACCGGCACCAGGGCAGAGCGTCTCGTGGTCGAGGACGGGTGGGTGACCGGCATCGAGGCCGTCTCGATCGCGCACGCGTCCGCCGCGGTTCGCCGCCGGTTCGCCGCGCTCGCCCGCATCTCCGCGAAACCGGGTGTTTACCACCCGGGCCTACGGCGGGCGATGCAGCTGCTGCTCGACCGCATCGAACGCACACACGGTGTGACGGTGCGGATTCGAGCGAAGTCCGGGGTGGTGCTCACCACGGGCGGGTTCATCGCCAATCAGCAGATGGTCGCCCGGCACGCCCCCGCGTACCCGTGGTCGCAGGGGCTGCCGCTGGGCACCGCGGGCGACGACGGCAGCGGCATCACCATGGCGCGCGACATCGGCGCGGCCAGCGGCAAGATGGACGCGATGTCGACCTGGCGTTTCATCGCACCGCCCAGTGCGCTGTTCGGGTCGATCGCCGTGAATGTGCGCGGTGAGCGCCTGATCGACGAATCCCGCTACGGCGCGGCGCTGGGCGCGGCGATCGCCGCCAGCCCCGGCCACCGGGCCTGGCTGCTCGTGGACGCGACAGTGGAAGCCGAGGCCCGCCGGCAGATCGGCACGCAGTCGGTGTGGTTCCAGCGCATGCAGACCGAGCGACTGCTGCGGTTCGGTCGCGTCGCCGGCCGGACTGTCGAGGAGGTCGCCACCCGTGCCGGTATCGACCCGGTCGCTCTGCGCGCCACCCTCGACGCGCACAACCAGGCCATCGAGCACGGCACCCCGGATCCGCAGGGCAAGCCCGACGACATCCGTCGCCCGCTTCGCACGGGGCCTTTCGCCCTGCTCGACATCTCGTTCTCGGCCAGGCTCACCTACCCGATGCCGATGCTCACCCTCGGCGGCCTGCTGGTGGACGAGGACACCGGCGCTGTCCGCGCCGAGGCCGGTGGGGTGGTCCCCGGTCTCTTCGCGGCGGGCCGCGCGGCGGTCGGTGTCTGCTCGAACTCCTATGTCAGTGGACTGTCGCTGGCCGATTGCGTGTTCTCCGGGCGCCGCGCGGGCACCTACGGTGCCAAACCATGA
- the ilvD gene encoding dihydroxy-acid dehydratase, with the protein MAPDSDQPFDIKPRSRDVTDGLEKTAARGMLRAVGMGDEDWVKPQIGVASSWNEITPCNLSLDRLAKAVKEGVHAGGGYPLEFGTISVSDGISMGHEGMHFSLVSREIIADSVETVMMAERLDGSVLLAGCDKSLPGMLMAAARLDLASVFLYAGSTLPGNVDGKDVTIIDAFEAVGACIKGLITREEVDRIERAICPGEGACGGMYTANTMASAAEALGMSLPGSAAPPAPDRRRDEYARRSGEAVVELLRRGITARDIMTLEAFENAITVVMALGGSTNAVLHLLAIAREAGVALTLADFNRVGDKVPHLADLKPFGRYVMNDVDRVGGIPVVMKALLDAGLLHGDVMTVTGATMAENLAEIELGLDGDVIRTLDRPIHKSGGLTILHGTLAPEGAVVKSAGFDSDVFRGTARVFDGERGAMDALENGTIVAGDVVVIRNEGPKGGPGMREMLAITGAIKGAGLGKDVLLLTDGRFSGGTTGLCVGHVAPEAVDGGPIAFVADGDPITLDVANRRLDVEIDADELAARKVGWEPLPPKYTSGVLAKYRKLVSSAAHGAVTS; encoded by the coding sequence ATGGCACCCGACAGCGATCAGCCGTTCGACATCAAGCCGCGCTCCCGCGACGTCACCGACGGGCTGGAGAAAACCGCCGCTCGCGGCATGCTGCGCGCGGTCGGCATGGGCGACGAGGACTGGGTCAAGCCGCAGATCGGTGTCGCGTCGAGCTGGAACGAGATCACCCCCTGCAATCTCTCGCTCGACCGCCTCGCCAAGGCGGTCAAGGAGGGCGTGCACGCGGGAGGTGGCTATCCGCTCGAATTCGGCACGATCTCGGTGTCCGACGGGATCTCGATGGGCCACGAGGGAATGCATTTCTCGCTGGTCAGCCGGGAGATCATCGCCGATTCCGTGGAAACCGTGATGATGGCCGAACGCCTCGACGGATCGGTGCTGCTCGCGGGGTGCGACAAGAGCCTGCCGGGCATGCTGATGGCCGCGGCACGCCTGGACCTGGCAAGTGTGTTCCTCTACGCGGGTTCGACACTGCCGGGCAATGTCGACGGCAAGGACGTCACGATCATCGACGCGTTCGAGGCCGTCGGCGCCTGCATCAAGGGACTGATCACCCGCGAGGAGGTCGACCGCATCGAGCGGGCGATCTGTCCGGGCGAGGGCGCGTGTGGCGGGATGTACACGGCCAACACCATGGCCTCGGCCGCCGAGGCGCTCGGGATGAGCCTGCCCGGCTCGGCCGCCCCGCCCGCACCCGACCGCCGCCGGGACGAGTACGCCCGCAGGTCCGGGGAAGCCGTCGTCGAATTGCTGCGCCGGGGAATCACCGCGCGCGACATCATGACCCTGGAGGCGTTCGAAAACGCCATCACGGTGGTCATGGCGTTGGGCGGGTCGACCAATGCCGTGCTCCACCTGCTCGCCATCGCCAGGGAGGCCGGAGTCGCGCTCACCCTCGCCGACTTCAACCGGGTCGGTGACAAGGTGCCGCACCTGGCCGACCTCAAGCCGTTCGGCCGCTACGTCATGAACGACGTCGACCGGGTAGGCGGCATCCCCGTCGTGATGAAGGCCCTGCTCGACGCGGGTCTGCTGCACGGCGACGTCATGACCGTCACCGGCGCGACCATGGCCGAGAACCTGGCCGAGATCGAACTCGGCCTCGACGGCGATGTCATCCGGACACTTGATCGGCCGATCCACAAGTCGGGCGGGCTCACCATCCTGCACGGCACGCTCGCCCCCGAAGGCGCCGTGGTGAAGAGCGCCGGGTTCGACTCCGATGTCTTCCGTGGGACGGCACGGGTCTTCGACGGCGAGCGTGGGGCGATGGACGCCCTCGAGAACGGCACGATCGTGGCCGGTGACGTCGTCGTCATCCGCAACGAGGGCCCCAAGGGCGGCCCCGGCATGCGCGAGATGCTCGCCATCACCGGCGCGATCAAAGGTGCGGGACTCGGCAAGGACGTCCTGCTCCTCACCGACGGCCGATTCTCTGGCGGCACCACCGGTTTGTGCGTGGGCCATGTCGCGCCCGAGGCCGTGGACGGCGGTCCCATCGCCTTCGTCGCCGACGGGGATCCGATCACCCTCGACGTCGCCAACCGCCGCCTCGACGTCGAGATCGATGCCGACGAGCTCGCCGCGCGCAAGGTCGGCTGGGAGCCGCTGCCACCCAAGTACACCTCGGGCGTGCTGGCCAAGTACCGCAAGCTCGTCAGCTCGGCCGCGCACGGCGCCGTCACCAGCTGA
- a CDS encoding DUF6325 family protein encodes MRTSSALGPVELIVLTFPGTRVDTAVTRALAEIVERGTVTVLDLIVLSMDESGTIAEFEVDDDIEELGVSGLTAADLDLVADADLDIVRASMEPNSTAVVLAFEETWAKQLADAVRVADGEVALHVQVPRDAVDAAVAAASTT; translated from the coding sequence ATGCGGACATCATCGGCACTGGGACCCGTCGAGCTGATCGTGCTGACCTTTCCCGGCACGCGCGTCGACACCGCGGTCACCCGGGCACTGGCGGAGATCGTCGAGCGCGGCACGGTGACCGTGCTGGATCTGATCGTGCTGTCCATGGACGAATCCGGCACCATCGCCGAATTCGAAGTCGACGACGACATCGAGGAGCTGGGCGTGTCCGGGCTGACCGCCGCGGACCTCGATCTGGTCGCCGACGCCGACCTCGACATCGTGCGGGCGTCGATGGAGCCGAACTCCACTGCGGTGGTCCTGGCCTTCGAGGAGACCTGGGCCAAGCAACTCGCCGACGCCGTCCGAGTCGCCGACGGGGAAGTAGCACTGCACGTCCAGGTGCCGCGCGACGCAGTAGACGCCGCGGTGGCCGCCGCGTCGACCACCTAG